Proteins encoded within one genomic window of Bradyrhizobium sp. CB1717:
- a CDS encoding helix-turn-helix domain-containing protein: MCALSTGQGCGLYLAGRGESPKHGLQPRIERGGAAWLATSSSSQTRPDVGAVIRNRRKRLKLDQSTLAKRIGVSRQWVIDVEHGHSRAEVALLLRALDVLGIQVDANS, from the coding sequence TTGTGCGCCTTATCCACGGGCCAGGGTTGTGGGCTCTACTTGGCCGGTAGAGGTGAATCACCGAAGCATGGGTTGCAGCCTCGCATCGAGCGGGGAGGCGCAGCATGGCTCGCAACGTCATCATCTTCTCAGACCCGCCCCGACGTCGGCGCCGTCATTCGCAATAGACGCAAACGCCTCAAGCTAGACCAGTCGACACTGGCCAAGCGGATTGGCGTTAGCCGTCAATGGGTGATCGACGTCGAGCACGGTCATTCCCGCGCAGAGGTGGCCCTTCTTCTTCGTGCTCTCGACGTTCTCGGCATCCAGGTGGACGCCAATAGTTGA
- the tnpB gene encoding IS66 family insertion sequence element accessory protein TnpB (TnpB, as the term is used for proteins encoded by IS66 family insertion elements, is considered an accessory protein, since TnpC, encoded by a neighboring gene, is a DDE family transposase.) — protein MIAASAGVRIMIATRPVDFRKGADGLAALVREQLHDDPFAGTIFVFRSKRADRLKIFAWDGSGLVLLWKRLEHSSFRWPPISDGVMRLSASQLAALMDGLDWSRLHARDIAQPTATS, from the coding sequence ATGATCGCGGCTTCGGCGGGCGTACGGATCATGATCGCGACGCGGCCGGTGGACTTCCGTAAAGGTGCGGATGGTCTGGCCGCGCTGGTGCGCGAGCAACTCCATGATGATCCATTCGCGGGAACGATTTTCGTCTTCCGTTCAAAGCGCGCGGATCGTTTGAAGATTTTTGCCTGGGACGGGTCCGGGCTCGTGCTGCTGTGGAAGCGGCTGGAGCATAGCTCGTTCCGCTGGCCACCGATCAGCGATGGCGTGATGCGTTTGTCTGCCTCACAGCTCGCCGCGCTGATGGACGGCCTGGACTGGTCGCGCCTGCATGCCCGCGACATTGCTCAGCCGACCGCAACGTCATAA
- a CDS encoding HipA N-terminal domain-containing protein, translating to MMVELIALLDGTEVGRVRSDARGRLTFVYENAWRNAEGAYPLSLSMPLAAEEHGPATVQAFLWGLLPDNEQVLERWAKKFQVSARNVFASSLTSARIAPGPSNSSRLIDCR from the coding sequence ATGATGGTCGAGCTCATTGCACTCTTGGATGGCACCGAAGTCGGTCGCGTCCGCAGTGACGCGCGCGGCCGGCTGACCTTCGTCTATGAGAATGCATGGCGCAACGCGGAGGGGGCCTACCCCCTGTCGCTTTCCATGCCGCTTGCGGCCGAGGAGCACGGTCCAGCCACTGTTCAGGCCTTCTTGTGGGGGCTGCTTCCTGACAACGAGCAGGTGCTCGAGCGCTGGGCCAAGAAATTTCAGGTATCGGCGCGCAACGTGTTTGCCTCATCTCTAACGTCGGCGAGGATTGCGCCGGGGCCATCCAATTCGTCACGCCTGATCGATTGCAGGTAA